The genomic interval GCCGCTGTTCGTCAACGCCGACAGCGCCCGCGGCACCGGCCAGCTTCCGGACAAGGAAGATCTGATGTATGTGATCGAGCGGGACGGCCTCTACCCGATTCCCACGGCCGAAGTGCCCGTCACGAACTACTACCGCGACGAAATTCTGGAGGAAAGCCGGCTCCCGATCAAGTTCTGCGCCTACTCGCCCTGCTTCCGACGCGAGGCCGGTTCCTACGGCAAGGACGTACGCGGACTGAACCGCCTGCATCAGTTCGACAAAGTGGAGCTGGTGCAATTCGTCCATCCCGACACCAGCTACGACGCGCTGGAGCAGCTCCGCGAAGACGCCGAGCGTCCGCTTCGACTGCTGGGGCTGCCCTACCGCCGCGTGCTGATGTGCACGGCCGAGACGGGTTTCACGCAGGCGAAAAAGTACGACCTGGAGGTCTGGAGCCCGGGCCAGCAGCGCTGGCTGGAGGTATCGTCTATCTCCAACTTCGAGGACTTTCAGGCGCGGCGGGCGCGCATCCGCTTCCGTCCGGCCGACGGGGGAAAACCCCGCTTCGTGCACACGCTCAACGGAAGCGGCCTGGCCCTGCCCCGCGTGGTGGCCGCGCTGCTGGAGCACTACCAGCAGGCGGACGGCTCCATCGTGATTCCCGAAGTGCTCCGACCCTATACCGGCTTCGACCGGATCGGCTGAGCCGGAAGCGTTCGAAACCTAACCGGCGGCCCTTCGTTGCTGCTCCGGCGAAAGACCGGCCTTTCTCGCTATTCTATGAGCTGGCAATCCAGATTGATGGCATGGATCGGGCTGCTGATCGTCGTCGGTACAGCCCATGGCCAGTACATGCTGCCCGATACGATCCGGGCGCAGCAGCTGCTGGTGCGGAGCCTGACCTATCTGGAAGTCGGCCAGCCGGACGAGGCCATTCCGCTGCTGGAGGAAGCTCTGTCGCTTGTCCCTGAAGAGCCGGCGCTGCTGAGCGCGCTGGCGCAGGCCCATCGCCAGCAGCACGACCTGAACGCGGCCCGCTTCTACGCCGAAAAAGCCTGCCGACAGGCCCCGCAGGAGGTCAGCTACTGCCACGAATGGCTCGACGTGCTGGAAGCCTCCGGCGAAAGCTCGGCGCTGCAGGAAGCCGTTCGCTTCATTCGACAGCACCACCCTGATGATCCGGTCGTGCTTCGCTGGCAGGCCCGGTGGGCCCACCAGCACGGCGATCTTGTAACCGCACGTCAGCTCTACGAGCAGTTGCGCGACCGCTACGGCGCCGACACCAGCCTGCACCGGACGCTCTGGCCGCTGCAACTGGCCACCGGCGACACGCTGGCCGCGCTGCAGACGCTGGAAGCCCTGCTCCCCTTCGACGCAGACAACCCCGAGCTGTGGCGCACGGCAGGTTTTCTGTATTTCCGTCAGGGTTCACTGGAAAAGGCCCGCTGGGCACTGGAACGCGCGCTCCGCCTGGCGCCGGAAGACACGGCCGCCGCCCGCCTGCTGGCCCGACTGAAGCCGCACCCCACCACACCGGCAGCCCTGCTGGCCCGCGCCCGTCACCTGATCGAACAGCGGCCGGAAGACCCGCAGGCCCGCCAGGAGGCACGCGCCCTGCTGCAGGACCTGTTGCGTCGGGACTCGACGCACGTCGAGGCGTTGCGCCTGCTGGCTCGGCTCTACCGCGACGAACGCCCGGACTGGTCTGCCGAGCTGCTCACCCGGAGCCTGCAATACGATCCGCGCGACCTTTCGGTCTGGATCGATGCTGCCCACACCTGGCTGGCGGCCGGTATGCCCCGACGCAGCGCACAGGTGGCCGAAGAAGCCCTGTTTCTCTTTCCGGATCAGCCGCCGCTGTTGCGTCTGGCCGCTTACGCGTACCTGTCGCTCGGCAGACCGGATGCCGCGCTCCCCTACGTGGAAACGCTCCTGACGCTGCTGCCCGAGTGGCCCGAGCATACCCCGGAAGAAGCGGCCGAGCTTCACGCATTGCAGGGGCATCTACTGGCCCGCCTGGAGCGCTCCGAGGCTGCCCGCGAAGCCTGCCGACAGGCGCGACGCCTGGACGATCGCTCCGCGGCCGTACGCCTCCATTGCGCCGTGGTGGACTGGCTGGCGGGGGGACCGCAGGAGGCCACGCTGCAGGAAGCACAGGCCACTCTGCCCGATCCCCCCGAACCCTGGATGCCGGAAACGCTCGGCTGGCTGTATCTGCAGGCCGGACGGCCCGAGCTGGCCCGTGCGGTGCTGCAACAGGCCCTGCAAACCGGCCACGCCGGTCCGCTTACCTACGCCTATCTGGGCGAGGCCCTGGCCCGGCTGGGCCATCTGGACGAAGCCCGGCGCATCTGGCAGGAAGCCCTCCGGAAAGACCCGGACAACGCCTACCTTCATCACCTGCTGACCACCCACTGAGCGCACCATGCGCCCGGCTGCTCTCCTGACATTGCTGATTGGCCTTCTGTTTCTGCTGGGCGGATGTGCCCGTGGGCCGCGCCTCGCCGAGCGTCCCGAACTACCCGAACGCTTTCCCTACCACTCGGCCGAACAGATCCGCTACCGGCTCCGCCTCCCGCTCGACACGCTTCGCGCGTTCACCGGCCGGGCCAGCCTGCAGGTGCACACACCCGAAGGCACCGACAACCTTTCGGCCACCATCGCAGCCCGCCGGGACGACACGCTGCTCATCCGCCTGAGCCCCGGCTGGGGCATCGAAGCGGCCCGGCTGCTGATCACACCCGACAGTGTACTCCTGCACGACCGCATTCATCACCGACTCTACTTCGGTGCCCGTACCGAGCTGGCCGTGCGTCAGCTTCCGCTGCTCACCGAGAGCGATCCGTTCCTGAGCCTGCTGGGCGCGCTGTATCCACCGCCCGGACGCTGGCTCGTCACCGCCGACTCCGGCCATTACTACCTGCACGATCCCGACGGGCTTTTTCGTTATGTAGTGGATCCAGCACGATGGCGGGTGATGCGCTACGAACGCTACGATCCGAGCGGCACGCTTGTTGAGTCGTACCGGTTCGAGGCGTTCGACCGGTTCGGCCAGGTGTTTCTTCCCCGAAGACTGCTGCTCGAACGCCCCGCCGTCGGCGTGACAGTGCGCCTGTACTATCGGGAGCTGGCGCTCAACCCGCCCGCCCTGCAGTTTGCCTGGAATCCGGATGCGCGCACGCGCCGCATTCCGTTTCAAGCCATGATGGAGCGACCATGAGGCGTCTGCTGCTCTGCCTGCTGTTGACGACGAGCGCAGGGACGGCCCTGGCCCAGCAGGACCGTACCGAGATCGAACGCCGCCTGCAGGCGCTCCGCGAGCAGATCCGTCAGGAAGAAGCGCGTCTGGCCGAAACGGCCGAGGCCGAGCAGGCCACGCTGCAGACGCTCGAAAGCATCGAACGCCAGATCGCCATCCGTCGCGAACTGATCCGGAGCTACCGGGAACGTCTGGAAGAGCTGGCCCGCACGATCGACTCGCTGCAGCAGGCCGCCCGGGCGCTCAGCCAGGAGATCGAAGCGCTGAAAGCGCAGTATCGCCGCCGGGCGCTGCACGCCTACAAGTACGGTCGCATGCACGAACTGGCCCTGCTGCTCTCGGCGCAGTCCATCAACCAGATGCTCATTCGAGCCCGCTACCTGAGCCGCTTTGCGCGGCAACGACAGGCCAAGCTCGACGCCATCCAGCAGGCGACGGCCGCCCTGGAAGCCCGTCGCCAGGAGCTGCTGGCCGCCCGCCAGGAAACCGAGCAATTGCTGCAGGAGGCCGAGGCCGAGCGGCAACGCCTGGCGCGTCTGGAGCGTGAGCGCCGCCGCGTGATCGAAGCGCTCCGTGCCCAGCGCGTCTCGCTGGAGCAGTCGCTGGCCCAGAAACGACAGGCCGCCCGCGAGCTGGAGTCGCGCATCCAGGCGTTGCTCGCAGCCGAACGGGAGCGGCAACGCGCCCGCGAGGCGGCCGATCCGTCGGCCGCCGTGGCTTTTGCCGAGCTGACCGGTTCGTTCGAGCAGAACCGCGGCCGGCTGCCCTGGCCGGCCGAAGGCGCCGTCGTCGAACCCTTCGGCGAAGTGGTCAACCCCGTTTATGGCACGCGCACGCCCAATCCCGGCATCCTGATCGCCACCGCCCCCCAGGCCGAGGTGCGGGCCATCTTCGACGGCCGCGTGATCGCCATCGACGCCATGCCGGAGTACGGCACCTACATCCTCATCCAGCACGGCGAATACCAGACGTTCTACAGCAACCTGTCGCTCGTGTACGTGTCGGTCGGCCAGGAAGTGCGGGCCGGACAGGTTATCGGCCGGGCCGGCACCGACGCCGAACCCAAACGCGCCGGCGTGTTCTTCTCGCTTTTCCGGGGTGGCCAGGTGCTCAATCCTATGCCCTGGCTTCGCCCCCGCTGAGGCGTTCCGGCGATTTCACATAAGCTTGCCGGAGCATCCGGGCAATTACGCACGCCAGCGGTTATTTTTGAGAGGTTTCCGGCATTCACGCAAAAACCCGCTGCAGGTCAGCTATGGCTAATAACGCCCGTTACGACGTCGTGGTGATCGGGTCCGGTCCCGGCGGCTACGAGACCGCCATCCGGGCCTCCCAGCTCGGCTTCAAGACCGCTATCATCGAAAAGAACAAGCTCGGCGGCGTCTGCCTCAACATCGGCTGCATTCCCACCAAGGCGCTGCTGAAAAGCGCCGAAATGGTGGCCGAAGCGCGCAACCTGGAAGCCTACGGCCTGAAGCTCAAGGGCGAGGTGGAGCCCGACTTCGCCAAGGTGATCGAGCGCAGCCGCGCCGTCGCCGACAAAATGAGCAAGGGCGTGGCCTTCCTGATGAAGAAAAACAAGATCGACGTCATCTGGGGCCAGGCCCGCCTGGTGGGCAAGGGTAAGATCGACGTGCAGCCGTCGGTCAACATGGACGGCGAAAAGATCGGCGAGCCGCGTACGGTCGAGGCCACGCACATCATCCTGGCCACCGGAGCCCGCGCCCGTCAGATTCCGGCGCTGCCCGTCGACGGCAAAAAGATCATCACCTACAAGGAAGCCATGCTCCAGAAGGAGCAGCCCAAACGGCTGGTGATCGTCGGGGCCGGCGCCATCGGGGTCGAGTTCGCGTACTTCTACCACCATATGGGCACCGAGGTCACGCTCATCGAACTGATGGACCGCATCGTGCCCGTCGAGGACGCCGAGATCTCGAAGGAGCTGGAACGGGCCTACCGGAAGATGGGCATCAAGGTGATGACCGGGGCCCAGGTGGAGTCGGTCGACACGAAGGGCAAGGAGCTGAAAGTCAAGGTCAAAACGAAAAACGGCGAGGAAATCATCAAGGCCGATCAGGTGCTCTCGGCCGTCGGCGTGGTGGGCAACATCGAAGACCTGGGCCTGGAGGACCTGGGCGTCGAGACGAAGCCCGGCCAGATCGTCGTGGACCAGTTCTATCGGACGAACGTCGAGGGCATCTACGCGATCGGCGACGTGGCCGGACCGCCCTGGCTTGCCCACAAGGCCAGCCACGAAGGCATTCTGTGCGTGGAGAAGATCGCGGGCAAAGAAGTGCAGCCGCTCAACTACAACAACATCCCGGGCTGCACCTACTGCCAGCCGCAGATCGCCTCGGTGGGCTATACCGAGGAGAAGGCCCGCGAGGCCGGCTACGACATCAAGGTGGGTAAATTCCCCTTCACGGCCTCCGGCAAGGCCACGGCCCTGGGCCACACGGAAGGCTTCGTGAAGGTGATCTTCGACGCGAAGTACGGCGAGTTCCTCGGCTGCCACATCATCGGCCACGACGCCACCGAACTGATCGCCGAGGCCGTCACGGCGCGGACGCTGGAGACCACCTACCACGAAATCATCGAATCCATCCATCCGCACCCGACGCTCTCGGAAGCGATCATGGAGGCTGCCCGCGCCGCCATCGGCGAGCCGATTAACATCTGAAGCGATCCATCGCAAGCATGCAGAGCCCCGGCGCTCAGATGCCGGGGCTTTTTCTTTGTATATTTTTGATGAAGCGAACCCATTAACCAGCCCGATCACGCCATGCGTCGCCTTGCGCTGCTGCTTCTGCTGCTCGGAGCGGGTTGCCGGCCGCAACCGGAAGCGCCGTCGCCGGCCATGCTGACCACGTTGCCCCCGCCGGGCTATGAGGTGCTCGACCTGAGCTACGCCTACGACGACTCGACGATCTACTGGCCCACGGCCGAAGGCTTTCAGCTCCGCATCGACCACCGGGGCTACACGGAAGCCGGCTACTACTACGAAGCGAACACCTTCTGCACGGCCGAGCACGGTGGCACGCACATCGACGCGCCCGTGCACTTTGCCGAGGGCAAGTGGAGTGTGGACGAGATCCCACTCACGCAGCTCATGGGGCCAGCCGTGGTGATCGACGTGTCGGAAAAAGCGCTGGCCGATCGGGACTACCAGATTCAGGTGGCCGACTTCGAGGCCTGGGAGGCCGTGCACGGACCGATTCCCGAAGGCGCCATCGTGCTGCTCCGCACCGGCTACGGCCGGTTCTGGCCCGATCGCGCGCGCTACATGGGCACCGATGCGCGTGGACCGGAGGCCGTCGCGCAGCTGCACTTCCCCGGCCTGCACCCCGACGCCGCCCGCTGGCTGCTCGAAAACCGCCGGCCTAAAGCCGTAGGCATCGACACGCCCAGCATCGATTACGGCCAGTCCACGCGCTTTGAGACACACCAGATACTCTTTGCCGAGAACGTCCCGGCCTTCGAGAACGTGGCGCACCTGGACCGCCTGCCGCCGCGCGGGGCCCTGCTGATCGCCCTTCCGATGAAAATCCGCCGCGGCAGCGGTGGTCCGCTGCGTATTCTGGCGCTGGTGCCCTCGGAGGCGTCTTAACCGATGCGTGCATACCTCCTTCTCAGCAGACGACGGTGCTCTACGCAACGGGCAGCTTTACGACCTGACAGGCGGAGGCCCCGCCTCTGTACGTAAAACACACGGGGCCGCCGACCTGTGCCGACGGCCCCGCATGGAGGCATCCCCCGAAAAACCGCTACGCTTCGGAGCGGGCGGCTGACGATTCAGCGGGGGCCCCATCGCCGCCCGCCGTCACGTAGCGATCGCCAGGGAATTGCTTGATGTGCTCTTTCTGCACGGGCTTGCCCGTCCCCTTCGCGACGGGCGAAGCCTCGTGGATATAGTAATCGCGGTTAGGCAGCGTGTCGACGTACCGCAACGTAGCCTGTGCGGCCCGACGCATGCTCTCGTCGGCGTTGCGCCGCAGCAGACCCAGGTTCTGCTGGATGCGGATTTCCAGCAGGTCGAACAGGTGCTCGAAGGCGGCCCGGTCCTTTTCGAAGGCCACACCGGAGGCGCCTTTGCGGAGCTGGCGGTCCATGTCCGACAGCGCCGCGCTCAGCGCGAACAGGTACATGGCGTTGTCGGCCAGGCGTGCCTGCTGCGCCTGCCGGGTCACGATGGCATCGCCCTCCCACTTGCTCAACAGCTTAAAGTAGTGCGAGTGCTGCTGCACCAGGCGGGCCAGACGGTCGGCCCAGGGGCGAAGGCTCGGGTGCACGCGGCGGATGCGGGGCGCTTCGGGCCGGATGCCGAGAAACAGCTCGGCCGCCAGCGGCAGTGCCCGCTTCAGCAGACGCGGGTTGAACGCATTACTGACAATGCGCTGCAGGTTCTCCACAGGCGACTGGTCGCGATCCCAGCCCAGCGCCTGCTTGATGGCCAGCATCTGCTCGGCAAGCTGCTTACCGCCATAGGCGAAGATGTAGGACTGCATCACCTCGTTCGCCCCCTCCACAATGCGATGAATGCGGTGGTCGCGCCAGACCCGCTCCAGTTCGTTTTCGGTCATGTAGCCCTCGCCGCCCATGATCTGCATCGCCTCGTCGATCACCTCCCAGCCCATCTGCGAGCAGAAGACCTTGGCAGCGGCCGTCTCGATCATAATGTCTTTATCCTGACGGTCGAGCATGCCCGTGACCATGTAGAGCATGGCCCGCATGCCGTAGGTCAGGGCCGCCATCTTGGCGATCTTCTGCTGAATGGCCTCGAAGTCGGCAAGCGGACGGCCGAACTGGTAGCGGGTCTGCGCCCACTTCGTGCTCTGTTCCATGGCCCAGGTGGCCCCGCCCAGCACACCGGCCGAGAGCGTACAACGCCCGTAGTTGAGACAGCTCAACGCCACGTTCAGGCCTTTGCCCTCTTTGTAGAGCAGGTTCTCGCGCGGGACCTTCACGTTCGTGAAGCGGATGCGCGCCTGCCAGGTACCCCGGATGCCGGCCTTGCTGCGGTTCTTCTCGAACACGTCCACGCCCTCCATGTCGGGCGTGACGATCAGTGCCGTCACCCGGTCTTCTTCCTTGCCGGTCTTCGGGTTCTTCAGGCGCTGCTTGGCCATCACGGTCAGCACTCCGGCGAGCGCGCCCGAGGTGGACCACTTCTTCTCACCGTTCAGGATGTAATACTGGCCGTCCTCGCTCAGCTCGCAGCGGGTCTGCTGGCCGGCCGCGTCCGAGCCCACGTTCGGTTCCGAAAGGCAGAAGGCGGCCAGTTTCTCCCGGGCGACGATCGGCAGATATTTCCGCTTCTGCTCCTCGGTCCCGAACAGCATGATGGCCTTACACCCGATCGACTGGTGGGCCGAGACGACCACGGCCGTCGAGGCGCAGTAGCGACCGATCAGCTCCAGCACGCGGTTGTAGCTGGTCACGCCCAGCCCCAGACCGCCGTACTCCTCGGGGATGGTCAGGCCCATCACACCCATTTCGAAGAGGCGCTCCAGCACCCAGTCCGGGATGTACTGCTCCTGATCGATCAGAATGGAGGGATGTTCGTTTTTGAGGTAGGCTTCCAGCTCGGCCAGCAGGGCGTCACATTTTTCCCGCTCCTCTTTCGACTCCTCGGGATACGGGAAGACCAGATCTTCCCGAAAACGTCCCCAGAACAGGTTTTTCATGAAGCCCATTTCTTCGGGCTCCGGGCCCAGCATGGCCTCGATTTCTTCGATCATCCGGCGGTCCTGCGCCGAGATGCCTTTCAGACGACTCAGTAACGACATGGCTGCTGCAGGTTTGATTTTCCAGTAGAAAGCGCTTCCGGCGTTAACAAGCAAAAAAGGCGCCTGTTACGGACGCTTAAAGCCAACCTTCCAGCAAAAAGCAGGGTTCCGGCCTTCTCCATTAAAATTAAAAATCCGGATCTTTTCCGGCAATTCGCACGGACCATTGCCCGTCGTCGTATCTTTGAGGTGAGTTTCAGAAGTTCTGTCGCCATGACGTTTACCGACCGCCTGCGCACGCTGCAGCGTCGCAAACAGACCGTTCTGTGTGTGGGACTCGATCCGGATCCGGCCCGTCTTCCCCGGCCGCTTCGCGGCGAGTCGAATCCGGCCACGGCCGTGCGTACGTTCCTGCAGCAGATCATCGACGCCACCCGCCACGTGGCCTGCGCCTACAAGCTGAACCTGGCCTTCTTTGAAGCGCTCGGACGCGACGGCTGGCCGGTGCTGGAAGCGACGCTGCAGCACATGCCCGACGACGTCGTGACGATCGCCGACGGCAAGCGAGGCGACATCGGCTCGTCGGCTCGGTTCTACGCGCGCGCCGTGTTCGAGCTGCTGCCGTTCGACGCCTGCACGGTCTCGCCCTACATGGGGCGCGACGCGGTGGCGCCGTTTCTGGAGTACGAGGGACGCGCGGCTTTCGTGCTGACGCGCACATCCAACCCGGGCGCACGCGACTTTCAGGAGCGCCGCTGCGACGGCGAGCCGCTCTACCTGACAGTCGCCCGTGCCGTCGCCCGCTGGAATCAGGAGCTGCCGGGCACGGCCGGTCTGGTGGTAGGCGCGACCGATCCCTATGCCCTGGCCGCCGTCCATCTGGCCTGTGCGGGACTACCGCTGTTGATTCCCGGCGTCGGTGCGCAGGGCGGCGCCATCGAACCCATCCTGCAGGTGGCGCGGCGCAGTCCGGTGCTGGTCAACAGCAGCCGGCAGATCCTCTACGCCTCGGACCGCAGCGATTTTGCCGAAGCAGCCGCCCGCGAGGCCGAAGCGCTTCGCGACCAGTTGCTGGAAGCCTGTCCGAGTTGACGTTGCAACGAGCGGCGTCCCGTGTCTTTCTACAAAAACGCCGCACATGCACGGGCGCCCTCCCGAAGCGCTGCTGCACGACCTGTGGGCCCACGGGCTGCTGGCCGCCCGGCCGCTCCGGACGACGGCGGGCGAATCGGTGCAGATTCTCCATACCGGCGAGGCCAACCCCGAGGCCGGTCCGGACTTTCTCGACGCCTGTCTGCTGATCGACGGCACGCGCTGGTACGGAGCTGTCGAGCTGCACATCCGCTCCGCCGAATGGACGGCCCACGGCCATCACCGCGACCCGCGCTACAACAGCGTGATCCTGCACGTGGTGCTCGAAGCGGACGCCACCACCGGCCGCCTCCGCCGCGCCGACGGCACGCCGCTGCCCGAACTGGTGCTGGCGCCTTACCTTTCCCGACCGCTCCGGGAATTGCTTTACGCCTTTTACCGGCGTCCGCGTCTGCCGCTGCCCTGCGCCCCGCAGTGGAACGCCGTGCCGGAAGCCGTGCGCACATCCTGGCTCGAAGCGCTGGGCTGGCAACGATTTCGGGAGCGCGCCCACAACATTCGCCAGCGATGGCAGGAAGTCCCGCCCGATCAGGTGCTCTACGAGCTGCTCCTGACCGCACTGGGGTATGTCCCCAATGCCGAGCCCATGCGGATGCTGGCCGAGCGGCTACCGCTGGCCGTGCTGCGTACGCTGCCCACCGCCGAGGACGTCGAGGCGGCCCTGCTGGGCGCGGCCGGCTTGCTGGAAGACCTTCATCCCGATCGGCTGCTTACGAGCGAGCGGTGCGAGATGCTGCGTGCCCGTTTCGCCCGGCTGCAACCGGAACTGAACGTCGCGCCTATGCCTACGCTGCTCTGGCAGCGCGGCGGATTGCGCCCGGCCAATCGTCCCGAGCGCCGTCTGTTGCAGGCGGCCGCCTGGCTGGCACCCGGCGGATGGTTGCGTCAGGATCCGATCGCCCCGCTCGAAGCGGCGCTTCAGCAACCGCAACCGCTAACCGCCCTGCGTCGGCTGCTCCGTCCATCCGGCACACGCGTTGCTCCAGGCCGACAGCGCCTTGACATTCTCTTGCTGAACGCGATCGTGCCCTTTCTGCTGGCACGCAACGCCTCGCTTGCGCCCCGGCTCATCTCGCTGCTGCAAGCCCTGCCTCCCGAGCGGGATCGGATCACCCGTCGCTTTGCCCGGTCGGGTTACCTTCCGCCCGATGCGTTTTTTTCGCAGGCCCTTCACCAGCTCTACCGAAAATATTGCCAGCCATTGCGCTGTCTGCAGTGTGCGATCGGACGCTATCTGATTGATTTTGATGCAGACAATCCGTAGGATTTTAGAAGTCACATTTTCAGTCGATTATTGAGGGGAGCATTGTGGGCCGTTAATTTGTTGCATCAAGAAGCTATGCGTTCCTCCGGGCCGTCGTTGACTATGGAAAATCCCAGGACACCGTCGGGGTGGCCGGTGCCCGCCACTCGTTTTCAGGCGAACCTGAACGTTCGCTTCCCACCGCTTCCCCGCACAGCCACCGAAGTGGCCCGCCTGCTCAGCGACGACACAGCCGAGCCCAACCTGGAAAAGCTGATCGAGATCGTCCACGCCGACCCCATCGTCACGCAGCTGGTGCTCCGACGCATCAACTCGGCGTACTACGGCCTGCGGCGACGCATCACCGAAATCCAGAAGGCCATCGCCCTGCTGGGCTTTCTGGAGGTCAGCAACATCGTGCTGACGGCCGCCATGTTGCAACTGCGCGAGGCCGTCTCCAACCCCGAGCAGGAGCATATTTTCGAGGATCTGATGCGGCTGAGTGTCGGTGGCGCCGTTTATGCGCAGCGCCTGGCGCAGTGGCTGGGCCTCCCCTTTGCGCGTCGCGTTTTTACTACCGGTCTGCTGCATACCAGCGGTCGCCTGATTCTGCTCTATAACCGGCCCGACGACTACGAAGCGCTCTGGTACACGAACGAAGAAGGAGCCCTGCCATCGGCCGACGCCGAACGCACGATCTTCGGGGTCAGCTATCTGGAGTTGAACGAGCAGGCGGCGAAGGAGTGGAATTTGCCCGAGGAACTGGGAGTGGTGCTGGGGAAACTGGAGACACCGAAAGAGCTACCGACGCCCGAGCTGAAAACCCAGGCGGCCCTGGTGGCTACCGGAAGTGCTGTGGCCGAGCAACTCCACCTGGCGCACAAAGACACGGTACTGCTTCCCGAACAGGCCCGCCTGCTACTGGGCTACACGCTCACGGAAGTGCAGATCGTCGAGCGGCTTCTGTCCGAGCGCGATGAAGTGGAGCGCTACCTGCACATGCTGCTGAAAGGAAACGGGCACGGAAACGACGAAGCCTAAACCCATAGCTGCACGCCCAGCCGCAGCTCTCGACCGGGTCCGGGCAGTCCAAGTTGCGGCCAGACGGCCGTGTCCGTCACGTTATTGATCCGTACGAAGCCTTCCACCTGTCCTGAGGCAAGCGGTAACCGGTAGGCCAGCCGCACGTGGAGCAGCAGCGCATCGGGTAGCTCCTGCAGCCGATTCGCTTCGTCCAGCGCCCAGGCCCGTCCGCGATAGTGCAGCTGCACAAGCGGGGCCAGTCCGAGCCCCGGCAGGCGGCGAAGCGTGAGCGTCGCCAGCCATTCCGGCTTTTCGACCAGGGGCCGGTCGGGTCCCGGCAGAAACGCCCGGCTGCGGAGTCCGGCCACGTGTCCTTCCAGCGTCCAGCTCCGGAGAAAAGCCCATCCTCCTCGGACCTCCATACCGTAGACCCGGCTGCCTTCCAGATTGATCCGTTGCCGCTTGCGCTCGCCGTCGACGATCACGGTGCGCTGATCGATCGTATCGAACGTGCGATTTACATAGCCTACCACCTCGGCATAGCCCTGGCCTGTAGAGAAGCGCAATCCAGCCTCGGCCATCCAGATCGTCTCGGGACGAAGGCCAGGATTCACCAGAAATCGTCCCAGAGCTTCGCCGAATAGCTCTCGCATGGTGGGAAAGCGCACTTTGCGCGAAGCCGCCAGAAAGCCTTCCACACCTTTCGGCCAGCTACGCCGCAGCCCCACGCCCAGACTCCAGGCGCTCATGGGATCCCGCGGTGGCTTGTCGCCGGTTTCCGGTGTCAGCATGGCGTCGTAGCTGAAACCTGCCGATCCCTCAAGCCCGACGCCGAGGGGCTGCACCAGCTCGCCCCCCACACTCAGCAGGTGCTGCTGGTAATACAGCGTGGGCGGATGCACGGCGTCGGGGCGCCCGGCCTCGTCATATTCAAAATCTCGCTGGCCGTGACGGCTGCCCACCCAGTTGAGCGCCAGACGCACCTCTCCGTCGCCCACGGAGCGTCGACCCACCAGCCGTCCCCCTACCGTCCAGTCTTCGTCTTCTTCCCGGGCCTCGCGCGTTTCGTAGCGGACGTCCCGGTACTGGTCGATATGCTGCCGGAACAGTCCGACCCAGAAGGCCCCCTCCAACACTCCGAACCGCGTGGTCCGCTCACCGCTCAGGATGGCCAGCGTATGTTGCTGCAGCGGATAACGCCAGTATCGCACCGACGAGACCAGCGGGTTCAGGTGGCTTTCCGGTGCCACGCCCTGCGCTCCCTGCAGGTGGAAAAGCGTCACGCCGATTCGACGACCGGCCTGCCCCGTCTGAACGCGCGAGAGCAGATGGAAAAGCCTGCGATCCGTATTCGTGCGCAGGTCCGGATCCGGTTGACTGTAG from Rhodothermus marinus carries:
- a CDS encoding TonB-dependent receptor — translated: MRHWKRFWALWLLVGPAGAQPVTDTIRTYTLDPVVITLEQEQEASFSSVWRVSLAELAVEDAVSLSETAALLPGVSVQTNSRGETLFYPRGSGERQVAVFLDGALLTVPWDYRYDLDLVPVAALGGVTLIPGNASVLYGTNAAAGVLSLRSRLLAHPGRLTELSMWGGAPASVQASAVHLAHTGRLAYTVGLGYAYRRGLPLPDADLPYSQPDPDLRTNTDRRLFHLLSRVQTGQAGRRIGVTLFHLQGAQGVAPESHLNPLVSSVRYWRYPLQQHTLAILSGERTTRFGVLEGAFWVGLFRQHIDQYRDVRYETREAREEDEDWTVGGRLVGRRSVGDGEVRLALNWVGSRHGQRDFEYDEAGRPDAVHPPTLYYQQHLLSVGGELVQPLGVGLEGSAGFSYDAMLTPETGDKPPRDPMSAWSLGVGLRRSWPKGVEGFLAASRKVRFPTMRELFGEALGRFLVNPGLRPETIWMAEAGLRFSTGQGYAEVVGYVNRTFDTIDQRTVIVDGERKRQRINLEGSRVYGMEVRGGWAFLRSWTLEGHVAGLRSRAFLPGPDRPLVEKPEWLATLTLRRLPGLGLAPLVQLHYRGRAWALDEANRLQELPDALLLHVRLAYRLPLASGQVEGFVRINNVTDTAVWPQLGLPGPGRELRLGVQLWV